The Deltaproteobacteria bacterium genomic sequence GCGCCCGGAAGGCGGTTCCCGCGAAATAGGCGAACCAACTGACGATCCCCATCAGCTTCGCTCCGTCCTCATACAGATAATGCCATTCCAGCAGGGCGACCTCCCGGTTGTGGGGGAACCGATCGAAGAGGACGGAGACCCCGAAGCACCCGAACGAAACCAGGAGGGGCAGGTACTCCGTCTCCCGGATGGTCTTCCGGAACCTGGCGAGGTAGAGCAGCACCAGCAAGCCGTACATCCCGAACGCCAACTTTTCCCTGATCCGGAAGAGCCGCGGATACACGTATTCGTGGAACTGGAAGAAATCGTCGAACAGGAGCAGGCAGGTGATGAGCCCCGAAAACAGGAGGAAGGTCGGGAATTCGCGGTCGGATCCCCTTTCCCGGAGGAGCGCGAAGCTGAAAAAGCAGACCGCCGCCGAGGCGCACCACGCCAGGACCCCGATGTTCGATACGACGCCGGTGAACGGGTTCGCATCCATCAGCGCCGCGGGGTCCACCGTGAATTTCCAGATGGGGATGCCGGTCCGGAGGCTGACGACCAGTACCAGGAGGAGGAACGACAGGGTCGCCCCGTACAGCAGGAGCAACGGGATCGGGAATCGGATCCGGTTATCGGTTTTCATCTACGGTGAACTCCTCCAGGTTCAGTTTCCACGCGGGCGACGAATCGGATCGCCGGCCGCAGTGAGCATATCGGCGATATCACGGGGAAATTCAGAAAATTCCGGACGGATCGCCAATCTTGTCCCGATGGGTATACCCTGTCATTGACGCTCGCGCCTTCGTCCGGGACGGGAGGTGGGACTGCGATGAAAAGAACCATCCTGTTCGCTTTCGTGATCGGCGTGGTGAATCTGTTCGCGGGATCCGGAGACGACGTGCCGGCGCGGCTTGCGCCGGGGAGCGGTCCGGAACGCCTGGCCGCCGGCGACCGCGCCGGACCCGACGGGAACCCGGCGCCCGGGGCCGTCCGGGAGGTGACCGCCTACAACGTGGGGGTGAGGGAGCAGACCGGAAGCGAGCCGTGCATCGGGGCGACGGGGAAAAACCTCTGCCGCCTCGTGATGCAGGGGTTGAAGATCTGCGCGGCGAACTTCGTGGATCCGGAGACGATCCTGAACATCGACGGGTACGGAGAGTGTGTCGTCCTCGACCGGACGCATCGGCGGTTCAGCCATCGCGTGGACATCGCGATGAAGGAGGACGAGGTCGACAGGGCCCTCGAGTTCGGGATCCAGCGGCGATACGTCGAAGTGAAACCCGGGGGTCCCTGAAGGAGGAATTCCGCGGAGGCGGAGGGTCACCAGACCCGTTTGCACGCGGGGGTCCACGTCACGATCCGGTTTCGCCCCTCGCTCTTCGCCCGGAACAGCGCCTGGTCGCCCTGCGCAAGGAGCGCTTCGATCGAATCGGTATCCGGCTGACGCTCCGCGATGCCGAAACTCGCCGTCACGGAAAAACTCCGTTTGTCGGATTCGAATCGAAGGCCCGAAACGGCCCCCCGCAGCCGCTCCGCGAGGACGTGGGCCCCCCTCTGGTCGGTCTCGGGAAGCAGGAAGCAGAATTCCTCCGGGCCGTACCGCGCGTGCAGGTCCGTCAACCGGATCCCGCGCAGGCATACGTCCGCCGCCCCCGCGAGAACCTTGTCGCCCAGGACACGTCCGTAACCGTCGTTCACCCGCATCAGGTGGTCGATGTCCATCATGACGACCGAGAGCTTCAACCGGAAACGCTGGGAGCGCCGGAACTCGATCCGGGAGGCGGCGTCGAACTGCCTCCGGGTATGCAGACCGGTCAGCGGGTCGATCGTGGTGAGCATCTCGACTTTTTGACGGAGCCGGGCGTGTTCCAGCGCGATGGCGGCCTCGTTCGCAAGGAGCTGCGCGAGCAGGGCACGGGGTTCATCGAACGGTTCCCGATCGCTTCTTTCCAGGATGACGCATCCGGTGTTCCGGACCCCCGCGCGCATGGGAAC encodes the following:
- a CDS encoding sensor domain-containing diguanylate cyclase, producing MDRMENQIEILRQALEAFTSRSDADEIVSELERFLARFVPHGRNAICFFEGEGLRLHDSKGESRNGAIPDNALLRSMFRKKIREADRPILLPMPGSDPGDGDSCVPIESGVYLAVPMRAGVRNTGCVILERSDREPFDEPRALLAQLLANEAAIALEHARLRQKVEMLTTIDPLTGLHTRRQFDAASRIEFRRSQRFRLKLSVVMMDIDHLMRVNDGYGRVLGDKVLAGAADVCLRGIRLTDLHARYGPEEFCFLLPETDQRGAHVLAERLRGAVSGLRFESDKRSFSVTASFGIAERQPDTDSIEALLAQGDQALFRAKSEGRNRIVTWTPACKRVW